GAAGTTGGAATATGGAGTTTTAGTCATCTGCAACCCCATAATTCTACATGTCTGATTAAGATTTCCAAACTAATTTAAAACTCTTCCATGATTATCTTCTATCTATTACCGTTTGAATAGGAGCTGCATGAGGAGGCCGACCTTGATTAAAGAATGGAAGACGGACTGTTTTTGGCTTTCGCTATCTTAgttttatatgatatttgtcATCTGTGACATGTGCAACTTGATGAATTATTTAGTAAGAAATTGTTGATTTGTTAGTGctaaattagttattaaatcGCTTTCAAACTCGCTGTATAAGGTTGATCAACTCAACTCCAGGCTTTAGTCAAAAGTAAAGGATGAATTGTCATTTGGGTTGATGTCACGGTTTTGAATGAACATCTCAAAAACAAGACTAACTAATGAGACGGTACAACCGTCTTGAGCTTGTCGTCAATCTCCGAATTCATGCTTTTCCTGGCGATACCTACTCCGGGGCTTTATTTCTTCAATGGATATTCAACATTTCTCTCctacaaaatatcaatatacattaaaaaataaaaaaatcttggtTGTTGTGGAGATATGTTCCTGATATTCCAAaagtaattaactaaaaaagaatgaaagaataAGACAAAGAATCTACAAGGTAGATGAATAGAGTTAGATTTGTACTGAATTTgtattagtttaaattcaaacttagttcgaatgaaaatgagtttattttaaatgagattaagtttgaactcaagttttaaaGGTATTTAGCTTATCAAACTCGTAAAcctgaaaaattttgatacgaataaattaaaataatatcattttaactaatacatatcaaaatgacgtcatttaaattatttttgtttgactATACCACCAAGCTGAGCTCAAAtctcaattcaaacttaaactccaGTTTAAGTTTGAACATGACTCTTCTCGAATGCGCTGAGTTGAAACACCTTTAAAATCAGTTCAACGAGTTTGATTCAGTTCAAATCCATCTTTATAGATAAATGTGAAGTTTTTGTTTTGCCTTGACAGAACTTACAAACTAAGACAATGTAATAGAAGTCAATATCCACCTGCGGAAAGaaatcttgttttcattttttatgtggTATAAATTGATCAACAAGCTAGACTTAAATGGATGACGAAACTGGAGAAAGAAGTCTTTATACACGGGAGGTGAAATTAGGTCGAACAAATTCTTACCACAGAATAttttagttaaaggtaaaaataaataaactgaaAGTCACATTTACTGTATGTAACTGGCGTGTGAACAGAATATTGTGGGTGTGGGATCAGGCAGAATATTGTCAACTGCACTAGTTTGAATTGGCTGGACATGATGtgcaattattttgatattgatgataTGTGGTGGAATTCCATTTGcttatttcttgtttttctaGGCCGAAATTCTTCGCAGTAGATATCTGAATCTGAGTGGTGAGGATAAATTTATGAATGATAAATGTAGCAGTCTGGCTGACGGTCAGATCAccaattttccttcaaagagGGCTAAgtcaaaagaagaaattttataacataaaagtTTGACTTTTTAATACATTAAATTTCCTGACGTATgcaaaaaattcttatttgattGATGGCCAAATTTTCtagatttcaaaattataattatagtgTTTTCTAAGGAAATTCATATGCATTATCATGTCACATgttgtcattttatctaaatactttttaagctttttttttttcgaaactTTGAATAGAAATactatcaaattaattagaaaatgactataatgataaatatattatttatgattttataaaataaaataattaatattgtgattttgTTGGTATGCAAGGATGACAGAAAAAtgcaaatgaaatataaatgagatttcaaaaaaacttaaataaaattgagCTGTTTTGCTTCTTAATCTACACAATAGAATTAcattatgaaatataattaaaatgatcaatAAAATAAAGTGGGGATTATTAATGAGCGACGAAGGttataaattgtttatttgcatgtgatttCGTTGCAGTTTTTTGTTGTGGCTGTCTCCTGGATGGTTGTTTCTGCGGTGGGTAGGGAGATAGATTATCTTATGGACTTCATCTCATGTATTAAATTTCcagttatgtatatatatcgtACAATACATgtgtatctatatatatatatatatataaattaatgggttttctatttttcatattttatcatgtCATAATGATTGTTTTATCTAGGGTTTGGGAGATAGGAGGGAGAAGGCTAGTTGGCACCGATTGTTAGAGAAGCAACAAGGAAGAATATTTAAACCCTGGGGGGACAATggtcatttttgaaactttgaataagaggaaattattagtttttaaacgtAGCGgaaaaatgtgatgaatttataatttttttaaaatatttttattaaataataattgtacTCTTAACAGtacacaataaaatttaataaacggataaatatttaaatttttgataattaataagtgaaaaattacatttgtatcaaactttgagtggaaaatagtcatttggcctaattaaaaaaaaaaaagtattttccGGATCATCTAAGGTCcaaaaccttttttattttattttattattattatttttttactcttCTTTCTAAATCGTCTTATCTCAGTGTTCACTTTTGTTAGGCCCAAGTGTTTGGCCTTTTTGTTAGACTTGGTTCCTTATAGAGTTGACAGATTAAATATAatagaagatattttaattataacaaaattaacagaggttttatctgtttttataatattattcccTTTACATTCATATGTGTTGATTGCCATTAAACAAACAGTTGTGTCACAACTATTGTGTATTAGCTTTAGTATAAAAATCCCGCTCCAAAAATCATGTCATACATACATTATCATTTGACTACTCAAGCATAAATGGTGATTAAACAtacacaataatttaaaaataccaaaatacccTTGTATAAAACAAATTCATGGTAATGAAATTAAGGGTATATTGGGGTACTATGAAATGCTTtggaaagaaaataatttaaaacactTAAAGAATCATtaccatatatataataagtgaAAGCTACGCATAGTTTATTATATCAAACATTATCTTCATGACTTGTTTTTATACCAAAGGATATATTGGAGTACTAAACTTCTATACATTGtttaaatgtattatatattgtgGATACACTCGTAAAAATattgatgaaaattatttatattcttatattctaaaatattgtaCTTACcatctaaacaaaaaattagcGTTATACTATAAAGTTTGGTTAAAACACTAAACTTTATAAGAATATTTAGCTTCTAAAATTGTGCATTTGTAACCCTAAATTGAAAATgctattacaaattttttaaaccccaATAGTTTTAAATCTTACATTTAGCCCTTAAATTGAAGtttaacatttcatatttaaagtttaacaTATATCTTAAActcttggcaaatgctttcacCTTGCAAGATCTTGAAATCTAAGCCATATTTCTAACAATACAATGATCTATTCAATGCAagtaaatattgattttatatgaGTTTTTTAGTTAGATGAACATGACAATTATGGTTagagattttaaagtttttattataaagttaGAGGTAAGAGTAAAAATTATATCCGAccaaattatttgattataaatttagttgTTAAAGAATTGATTACTTTGCTATAACCATTTAAAATAtggatattttattaatcaataaaattatgtatataatttatatataaataataaaaaattattatatgattatatattattttacttttagggggcgtttggtttgagttttttaagattatcttggtaatctatcttttattcctttgtttgatttgttagtaataaaaaattacagtaatcttctattatcaatactgacgtgacaggtaatataagtgataatctgattaccactttcaccttaggtatttaaatattaccgagataatcttaattttattataattatattattatttattaattttttgagacaaaaataaatttatttttaattaatatgataaataatataaaaatatttgaaaataattatattcaagagtatttaagtaaaataatttactagtaatattttattacctttaatcaaacacaataattatttatacttactaaattttatcaaacatagtaattatttatacccagtaatcttctaagtaatccatctattttaataataaaatattacacaaaTCAAACAACTCATAgtttacaattatttaataatatggtGATTaccatttaataaattttgtgaaagtCAACCTGGCGGGAAAAGCTTAAAATGTAAAAAGTTGCGAAGGGGCATATTCGTCATCGTCCCTTAACTCAAACCCTACCAGCAGCCCCTCTGCCTCTCACGGACTCGCTCTCCCTCGGGGCAGAGGAGATGTCGCATTTTGGGAAATCAGGACCTCCAGACATCAGAGACACTTACTCACTCCTCGTCCTTAATATCACTTTCCGTATTTACCTTAGTATCATcccttttttaaaatcatattttcgtCTTCAATtctcattttatctttttgtgtTCTTAACCTAGGCACCACCGCGGATGACCTCTTTCCTCTCTTCGACAAGTACGGGAAGGTCGTCGACGTCTTCATTCCCCGGGACCGAAGGTGTGTTTTAATCTTAACGCATATACTCATTTATGCCtgtacttattttttcttttaattaaatgcttttttctttttatgtgtgCAGGACTGGTGACTCGAGAGGTTTTGCTTTCGTTCGGTACAAGTATGCGGACGAGGCTCAAAAGGCTGTGGACAAGCTTGATGGTTTAATTCCTTATCTTgttttattatctaataatgaaaactagattttttttatacaaagaaTTTGGATTTGGTTATATTTAATTGGTTCTAAACCTTATGTTTAGGGAGAGTTGTGGATGGAAGAGAAATTATGGTTCAATTCGCCAAGTACGGTCCAAATGCCGAGCGAATGTGAGTAGTGcttgtttaattaattgtttatgtTTTATTGGGGAATATTTCTTTAATTGCAATCGCAGTTTGGTTTTGAACTTAGTTTTATATGGTTTTTTGCATGATATTTATAATGTTGCAGGCCATTTGTTTATTTGAGTCCTTGctgcttaatttttttcagtCATAAAGGGAGGATAGTTGAGACATCTTCAAAAGCAGCAGGCCGGTCAGGAAGCCGCAGTCCTCGTCCAAGGTCAGGATCATTTTCAAGAATATCCTTGTTATAATTGGACTTTTATGTTCTTTACTCAGCCATATTTGTTGTTGTTGGTATTGGCTTGTAATACACTTAGTGAAGTCTCTTGTTGTGATTGCCCATCAACATGAAAGTTGATTTTGTCTTGGATTTTCAGTTGTTAAGGGTTGTGGTACGTTGAGGAATTTTTTGAACCAAGTTTCAAGGATAATTATTCTTCGACCAAAAAGATGATTCTGCCAATGTGTCGGCCATAGTTGTCAAAGGCACGCCTAGGCGAGGCTATACTCAAGGTGTTATGGCCATCACTTTGAGTATGTTCTAGGCGATTAGTGGTCCAAAGGTGATCTTTAGTGCTTTTTTGACGCCTTTGGAGAAGCTTTAGGCGTTGGAAAAGTGTGCTTTGTTATCACACAAGACTAATGTTCAAGGCAATTTTAAAGGTTATTGGCAAGTTTTAAGGTCATCATAGAGGTCAACAAGGAGTTCTGAGATTGCCGAAAAGGTGGTTAGTCAGTTTTGAGATCGTCAAAAATATTGTTGGAGAGATTTAAGGTTGACGAAAAGATCATTGACGAGTTCTGAGGTTGCCGGAGAGGTTGGCCAAGAGATGGTgaccaaataataatatttaatttataatcttttcctttattaaagttttacatGTGCTGCATTAAATGCAACCATCTACCAACTTTTTATTTGcagatttttcttttcttttgcttaACCCTCTGCTCTATTTTCTTGTTCAATCACtgtcctttttaatttttatttatcacctTTGGTCCAAAAGCAATGCCTTTGCCTTGCTTTTTTCGCCTAAGCGATAGTACCCCTCATTGCCTTTAAacactttttgtttttaacaacTATAGTTTGGGCCATGCTATTAGGTCCTTGTTTCAAAAGGGTAGTTTTTCCCTAATTAGCTATTGATTGTGAATCTTGTTTTATGTGGTTATTACTGTTTGTCTTGTTGATACTGTTAAcgttattttcattataattatattcactAAATCTATcatgattttcattattttgggTTTATCATTTTAGATCTTAACTCGAAAGCTGGCTACTTTTTAATTTAGGACAGTTTAGTTGCATGACAAAGCAATTTATTAGTGTCCTACTGCATTTATACATTTGATTGTTACTTGACATCTAAAGTATTGTTAAAGAACCCAAAAATAAGAAAGGTCTAGTTAAATGACATATAATGTGATGGGATATAAGTGAGAGTGTAGTACAAGCATGTTCTTTTTtccttatcaattttctttcatattattgGTTTTTCATTATCTATGCTACTTCATCCATACTTTAGTTGATTATTAGTACATGTCAAACAATTTATtcctttgattttattgttttcaatcTGCCCATTCAGTTCTGTAGGAAAGTTCAATTCTGATGAAAATATCAGATGTTGTTCTGACTCATGTTTATGTGCTTAAGTTAGATTTTAGTACAGATTTCATAGTATCATATGCGGTTTTCTCTACTGATTGCATTTGGATGACAAGTTAACTAGTGTATATTTTGATGGGATGATACAAGTAGCTGATTTACAATGTTGAGGTACTTGGTTTTGGCTGGATTATGCCCTTACTTTTAGATCGTTGATTTTCTCATTCTAAATACCTTCCTACCCTAAAATCCTTTATCCACCAAAATCTCTTTCCTTTTGATCTGCTGTCTGccaaaataatgaattagtgTTTTTTCACAtcttaaaccaagtttgaaatgACTCTCCATACTATTTACATCTGTCTTTACTTAATGGATTGagctttttctttgctttggaGAGTCCAATGTTCGGGAATTGTTTTCCACTACAAGCACACTTATATCTGTGCATATGCTTATGAGTGCATGATTTTGGTGCTGTTTGATATTGTCATATACATCTATAATGTCAGTGTCTGGAAAAAACACCTTTTTATGCTATGAAGTAGAATACTGAATGCAATCATTTTGTTTGTCAATAATACTaccattaatttattatatttgttgtgTATGCCtctgattaaaaaaatcatatgtatATCAATCATTATGCTTGAATATACTGACACAATTCAAAACTATAGACGCTGACAAGaagaatatatttttaggtATAGGGATGAATATAGGGACAGGGACAAAGATTATAGGAAGAGAAGCCTTAGTAGAAGCAGGGATAGATATGATCGTGACAGATACAGTGAGAGGGAAAGAGATCATCGCTGCCGAAGCATGAGCCGCAGCTCTAGTCCTGATCATCGAAGGCATTCTGGGAGAGGCAGATATAATGAAGAGAGACGCAGTCGAAGCCGATCTTATGGAAGGTATTGGatgtctatatatatgtatgtattttttttGCTGAATTAGTTTTTCTAAAACTAAGTCTGGTGCTAAATGGaaagttttaaaacatttgtaTTGAAATATAGTTAAaagattcatatatatatatatatatagagagagagagagagagagagagagaggcacacacacacatatatatattctcatcaTTGAATTgacttttgtaatttcttattGTTTGGAAAATGTTTATATCTTGAAGTGCCTCCCCTAGTCGGCATAATCCTGATTCTAAGAGGGCCCCTTTTCAACATAAGACTCAGAGAGATGAAAGTCCTGTTGGACACAACCCTAAAGAACACTCCCCTGCTCTGAAAACTGTGTCACCACATGGTCGGCGCTCTGTTTCTCCAAGTCCATCTCTGCAGAGAACCAATGGTCATGTGAGTCCCATATCCACATTTTTTAGTTCTAAATTGCATCATGAACTTTATGGCTGAACTTTTTATGTTGGTATTTTTACTTTGTAGGAAGCATGAAGCAGCATACAATGTGATTGAAATTTCTTTTGCTTGATGGGTTGTGTGTGTTTGCTTCCACAAGGAAGAACACATATTTGCAATGTGTTTTTCATTAGTGTAATGCTCAATGCATGATTTGATGGTAATTTATGCTCAACTGACATATCATGTAGAAGAAAAGTTTGAAGCTAGACACACTTTATTGAAACTAGTGCCTTGTTTAATAGCTTTGACATAAGTTTCTGTGCTTTCATTTTGTACcttttatactaatttttatgCACTCATTGATTTTTCACTGAACATGCCAATGTTGATTATCATATGTTTCAGTTAGTAGGTTCGAATACTTTGATTGCAAGATGATAACCTTGCTGTTGGTCCTTTTAACTTAAAAGAGTACTGATGTCCAAACTTTCTTTGTTGATGCCCTGATTGGTAAGAATCATTAGAACTTATTATAATAAGCTTTATAGAAGAGAGGCTTTTAACttgtccattttctttttcacgcTTTGTGATTTTTGATAGGTTggatgactatttcccactcaagattTGTTGAAAATTCTGTTCTCCGATCTATCAGTCAGTCTTACTATTTAATCTTAACAGTAAAAGGGTAGAAAAGTAGTataaaagaacagaaaaaatcATGCAttgagaaaacaatttttgCTCAAATAAGTTTGATCATCAGCTATAGAAGAATATGAGTGGTAGATTGATTATCAATTCAAGCATCTATTGTCAAGTAGCTTTCTTCCAAGTCAGCGTGATCTAAGCTGCGTGTCCTCTTTAGTACGTCCTTAGACTAATCAAGTCTTCCATTTCAACTTCCAAGTTCCAATTCCAAATTCCAGCCCCCTTTAAGTGTTGGACTGcaattttccaaattaaattcaataaatttcgCCTGTGATTGGGAAGAGAGGTAAAAGTCAGAGTAAGAGAGGTGACTAGAAAACAATTTTCCAGATTTAAAAGTTCATTCCTCTACCCCTCTCCCAACTCTAGGGTTGTAAACTCTTTTCTATATCATCACCTCcccaactttttaaaaaattttagttacacCCAATTTCCTTTGTCCTTCACTCTGGCGACATTTGCAGTTTTTGGCGATCAGATCTCTTCCTTCTGGTGATTGTCTTTTCACTTATTGGCTGTTTTCATTGAGGATGAAGATAAAAGGTTTTTGTTGACGAAGATGATTGGTCTTCGTCTGATGAAAACTAGGACGACGGTGATCGACAAAGGCCCTTtctaatattattcaaacaaataatattcatttgattcaaaagaaaaattttttgtcatcaattTAAGCTCATTTTCTTTTCGTTTAATTCTTGTGGACTTTGGGCaggcaaaaaaatttcaagctcCTACTTCCGAATATTATTCAAACGAGTCAAATACGCAGATGGTCAAACTTCTGCAAAGAGTCTACATATGTGAGGAAATTAGATGCAGTGACCAAAGATCAAAGTCTTCAGAGAAAAtcataagtaatttttttttgtcttttaatattaattgcaCAGTGGAAATTAGATAGAGAGTTAGCCCAACTCTACTAAGTTGCTGGCTATAAATAAGAGGGAATTTGTATATTATcagcacaaaattaaaaaagaaacagacaTGGACAAATTAAGCTTTGAAAAACTACTTACCTCCCTCTTCCTTGTCCAATTGTTGTGTTTTGTTGCTTCTGCCTCTTCAGTAGAAGAGGCAAACGCTCTCCTAAAATGGAAAGCTAGCTttgaaaaccaaacaaaatctCGGTTAACTTCATGGACTCTGCTTTCTCCTAGTGCCACCAACTCTAAGCCACTCACAACCCCATGTGCTTGGCTTggaatttcatgcaatttagtTGGAAGCgtcatcaaaataaaccttACTAGTTTCGGTTTAAATGGTACGTTGTATGAGTTTTCAGCTTCCTTTTTCCCAAATCTTGAATATGTTGATCTCGCAGTAAATTCACTCTCTGGTGTTATTCCATCTCAAATTGGTAACCTGTCAAAGCTCATTTATCTTGATCTATCCTTTAATCAATTCTCTGGACAAATCCCACCTGAAATTGGTCTCCTGACAAATCTTCAGATCCTGCACCTTGTTGAAAACCAATTGAATGACTCAATTCCATCTGAAATTGGTCAGTGTCGATCTCTTAATGAACTTGCCTTGTCTAGCAACAGTCTAGACGGTCAAATTCCTGCTTCTCTGGGTAATCTGAACAACTTGGTGAGGTTATATCTCTTCAATAATTCGCTTTCAGGTTTCATTCCTGTAGAAATGGGAAATTTAACCAATTTGGTGGAACTTTACATGGATACCAACCGTCTTACAGGCCTCATTCCTTCCAGTTTTGGAAATTTTACAAAGCTTATTGTGTTGCATGCCTTTCACAATCAACTTTCTGGTCCCATTCCTGAAGAATTAGGAAATTTGAAGTGTCTTGAACATCTAAGCCTTCATACCAACAACCTTTTTGGCTCTATTCCAGCATCATTGGGTGGCCTCATGAACCTCACCTACCTTCATCTCTATGAAAATCAGCTTTCTGGTCTCATTCCTACAGAGCTTGGAAACTTGAAATCTCTCACAGATCTAGAGTTGAATGTAAACCAATTGAATGGTTCGCTTCCTCCTTCATTTggcaatttgattaatttagaaATGTTATATCTTCGTCAAAACCAACTTTCTGGATCCATTCCTCTAGAAATGGGAAATCTCATGAAATTGTCAGTATTGCAACTAGACACAAACCAGTTTACTGGTCCTCTGCCTAACATTTGCCAAGGTGGTTCACTTGCAAACTTCACTGCAAGCAACAATAATCTCACAGGTAACATCCCTAAAAGCTTGAAAAACTGCACAAGCTTGGTAAGAGTCCGTCTTCAAGTCAACCAACTCACTGGAGATTTAGCAGCAGAGTTCGGTATCTACCCAAAGTTGAGCTTCATAGACATAAGCCATAACAAATTCCATGGTGAAATATCATCAAAATGGGGAAGTTGTCCAAATTTAAGTTCCTTACTCGTGGCAAGGAATAATATAACTGGAACCATACCACCAGAGATTGGAAATGCAGCTCAACTACAATCACTTGATCTTTCTTCCAACAGTTTAGTTGGGGAGATTCCAAAGACTTTGAGAAAGTTGACTTTTCTTACGAAGGTCAACTTAAGTGACAATCAACTTTCCGGTGTTATACCTCAAGAAATTGGGCTACTAGTTAATCTTGAGTCTTTGGACCTGTCCTCAAACAAATTGAGTCAGGCAATGCCGGAAGATCTAGGAAACTTGCTCAAGCTGCACTACCTGAATTTGAGCAATAACAAATTTAGCAAAGAAATTCCAATTCAGTTTGAGAAGTTATTTCACTTGTCTCAGTTagatttgagtcataattctCTTGGAGGAGAGATACCATCGCAAATAAGCCATTTGCAGAGCCTGGAGCTCCTAAATCTCTCCCATAATTCTCTTACTGGTTCCATTCCGAACAGTTTTGAGGAAATGAGGGGTTTGTTGTATGGTGACGTATCCTACAATCAGTTGAAGGGCCCTATTCCTGAGAGCAAAGCATTTCAAGATGCTGATATGTTACAAGGGAACAAGGGATTGTGCGGTAATGTTCAGGGATTCCCACCATGCACATCTCCTGTCACTTACAAACATAAAAATGGAAAGGTCAAAAAATTGgtgttttcaattatattcCCTCTTTTGTTAGTTCTTCTGTTTGCACTCGgggtttacttaatttttcagaaaagaaggaaaaacaaatCAGCTGAACAAAGCAGTGAGGAGGATGGCGAGCTTTTCTTGGTGCCAATTGTTGATGGAAGAATTTTGTACAAAGAAATCATGGATTCAACCAAAGCTTTTGATGCTAGGTACTGTATTGGGAAAGGAGGATACAGTAGCGTTTATAAGGCCATGCTGCCATCAGGTAGCATAGTAGCTGTTAAAAAACTCCACCCGTTACCAAATGTTGAAATAACACATCAAAAGGAGTTTTTGAATGAGGTCAAGACTTTAACGGAGATACGACACCGAAACATTGTGAAGTTGTACGGCTTTTGCTCAAACAAGCAGCActcttttttagtttatgagTATCTTGAAAGGGGTAGTTTGGCCACAATCTTGAGCAAAGAAGAAACCActaaagaattgaattggttcaaGAGGGTGAATATCGTCAGGGATGTGGCTCATGCGCTGTCTTACATGCATAATAATTGCTCTATTCCAATTGTTCATCGAGACATATCAAGCAACAACATTTTGCTTGACAAGGAATATGTGGCTCATGTTTCAGATTTTGGCACTGCTAAGCTGTTGAAGAGAGACTCATCCAATTGGACCGAACTTGTTGGCACATATGGATACATTGCACCAGGTATTATAGCTCATCCTGAATTGCGTgcctaattttaatatatgacatAATGTTTGTATAATGATGATTCAGACTGAATTTTTTATAGAGCTCGCTTATACAATGGAAGTTACAGAAAAATGTGATGTGTATAGTTTTGGAGTGATAGCAATAGAAGTGATTAAAGGAAAGCATCCAGGCGATATAATCTCTGCTCTATTGTCCCATTTAACAAGTGAGAGCATGCTGGTGAAAGATATTCTGGACCAACGACTTCCACTTCCTCCTCCTGAAGTTGAGGAGCAAGTGATGACCATTGTAAAGCTAGCAACTGCTTGCTTACATGTCAATCCACGATCTAGGCCATCCATGCACATGATTTCCCAGACGT
This is a stretch of genomic DNA from Mangifera indica cultivar Alphonso chromosome 11, CATAS_Mindica_2.1, whole genome shotgun sequence. It encodes these proteins:
- the LOC123228848 gene encoding MDIS1-interacting receptor like kinase 2-like, which translates into the protein MDKLSFEKLLTSLFLVQLLCFVASASSVEEANALLKWKASFENQTKSRLTSWTLLSPSATNSKPLTTPCAWLGISCNLVGSVIKINLTSFGLNGTLYEFSASFFPNLEYVDLAVNSLSGVIPSQIGNLSKLIYLDLSFNQFSGQIPPEIGLLTNLQILHLVENQLNDSIPSEIGQCRSLNELALSSNSLDGQIPASLGNLNNLVRLYLFNNSLSGFIPVEMGNLTNLVELYMDTNRLTGLIPSSFGNFTKLIVLHAFHNQLSGPIPEELGNLKCLEHLSLHTNNLFGSIPASLGGLMNLTYLHLYENQLSGLIPTELGNLKSLTDLELNVNQLNGSLPPSFGNLINLEMLYLRQNQLSGSIPLEMGNLMKLSVLQLDTNQFTGPLPNICQGGSLANFTASNNNLTGNIPKSLKNCTSLVRVRLQVNQLTGDLAAEFGIYPKLSFIDISHNKFHGEISSKWGSCPNLSSLLVARNNITGTIPPEIGNAAQLQSLDLSSNSLVGEIPKTLRKLTFLTKVNLSDNQLSGVIPQEIGLLVNLESLDLSSNKLSQAMPEDLGNLLKLHYLNLSNNKFSKEIPIQFEKLFHLSQLDLSHNSLGGEIPSQISHLQSLELLNLSHNSLTGSIPNSFEEMRGLLYGDVSYNQLKGPIPESKAFQDADMLQGNKGLCGNVQGFPPCTSPVTYKHKNGKVKKLVFSIIFPLLLVLLFALGVYLIFQKRRKNKSAEQSSEEDGELFLVPIVDGRILYKEIMDSTKAFDARYCIGKGGYSSVYKAMLPSGSIVAVKKLHPLPNVEITHQKEFLNEVKTLTEIRHRNIVKLYGFCSNKQHSFLVYEYLERGSLATILSKEETTKELNWFKRVNIVRDVAHALSYMHNNCSIPIVHRDISSNNILLDKEYVAHVSDFGTAKLLKRDSSNWTELVGTYGYIAPELAYTMEVTEKCDVYSFGVIAIEVIKGKHPGDIISALLSHLTSESMLVKDILDQRLPLPPPEVEEQVMTIVKLATACLHVNPRSRPSMHMISQTLDQF
- the LOC123228849 gene encoding serine/arginine-rich splicing factor SC35-like isoform X2 gives rise to the protein MSHFGKSGPPDIRDTYSLLVLNITFRTTADDLFPLFDKYGKVVDVFIPRDRRTGDSRGFAFVRYKYADEAQKAVDKLDGRVVDGREIMVQFAKYGPNAERIHKGRIVETSSKAAGRSGSRSPRPRYRDEYRDRDKDYRKRSLSRSRDRYDRDRYSERERDHRCRSMSRSSSPDHRRHSGRGRYNEERRSRSRSYGSASPSRHNPDSKRAPFQHKTQRDESPVGHNPKEHSPALKTVSPHGRRSVSPSPSLQRTNGHEA
- the LOC123228849 gene encoding serine/arginine-rich splicing factor SC35-like isoform X1: MSHFGKSGPPDIRDTYSLLVLNITFRTTADDLFPLFDKYGKVVDVFIPRDRRTGDSRGFAFVRYKYADEAQKAVDKLDGRVVDGREIMVQFAKYGPNAERMPFVYLSPCCLIFFSHKGRIVETSSKAAGRSGSRSPRPRYRDEYRDRDKDYRKRSLSRSRDRYDRDRYSERERDHRCRSMSRSSSPDHRRHSGRGRYNEERRSRSRSYGSASPSRHNPDSKRAPFQHKTQRDESPVGHNPKEHSPALKTVSPHGRRSVSPSPSLQRTNGHEA